Proteins from one Petrotoga sp. 9PW.55.5.1 genomic window:
- a CDS encoding FliI/YscN family ATPase produces the protein MKTIELTHVINSFKNKIENKPLFEMRGKVSRIIGVTIESIGPNVALGDLCKIKLKNGSKVLAETVGFSDNKVLLMPLEEVNGIYVGSPVERIDKNINIKVGPELLGHVLDGLGRPIDGSTIKNYENRSIYSPAPNPLIRKRIKEPLSVGIKAIDGFLTLGKGQRIGIMAGSGVGKSTLLGMIARYTEADINVIGLIGERGREVKEFIERDLGKEGLKKSVLVVSTSDSPSLMRVKSLYTATTLSEYFRDLGYNVLLMVDSITRWAMAQREIGLSIGEPPTTRGYTPSVFANMPKILERAGNSTTGSMTSIYTVLVEADDMNDPIGDAVRSIVDGHIVLSRKLADSAHYPPIDILSSVSRLMSEVADEKHLKASKFLKDLYANYINSKDLIEVGAYKKGSNKKVDLALNEIENINNFLTQDIEEKAPFENTLKLLVDIYEKYN, from the coding sequence ATGAAAACAATTGAGCTTACCCATGTTATAAATAGTTTTAAAAATAAGATTGAAAATAAACCTTTATTTGAGATGCGAGGAAAAGTAAGTAGAATAATTGGAGTTACTATTGAATCAATAGGTCCAAATGTGGCGTTGGGAGATTTATGCAAAATTAAATTGAAAAATGGATCAAAAGTTCTTGCTGAAACTGTTGGTTTTTCAGATAATAAAGTTTTGTTAATGCCTTTAGAAGAAGTTAACGGGATATACGTTGGTTCCCCTGTAGAAAGAATAGATAAAAATATTAATATAAAAGTTGGTCCTGAACTCTTGGGGCATGTATTAGATGGTTTGGGAAGGCCAATTGATGGTTCTACTATCAAGAATTATGAGAACAGAAGTATTTATTCTCCTGCTCCTAATCCTTTAATTAGAAAAAGAATCAAGGAACCCTTATCTGTTGGAATAAAGGCTATAGATGGTTTTTTAACGTTGGGAAAAGGTCAAAGAATAGGAATTATGGCTGGAAGTGGTGTGGGTAAAAGTACATTATTAGGAATGATCGCAAGATATACTGAAGCAGATATCAATGTAATTGGATTAATTGGTGAAAGGGGAAGAGAGGTAAAGGAATTCATTGAAAGAGACCTTGGCAAGGAAGGATTAAAAAAATCTGTTCTAGTAGTTTCAACCTCCGATTCTCCTTCGTTAATGAGAGTCAAATCCCTTTATACTGCTACCACCCTTTCTGAGTATTTCCGTGACCTTGGATATAATGTTTTATTAATGGTAGATTCTATTACAAGATGGGCTATGGCACAAAGGGAAATAGGGTTGTCAATCGGCGAACCACCTACAACTCGTGGCTATACCCCAAGTGTCTTTGCTAATATGCCTAAAATCCTTGAAAGAGCAGGTAATTCAACAACCGGTAGCATGACTTCTATTTACACTGTATTAGTTGAGGCTGATGATATGAATGATCCCATTGGTGATGCTGTAAGAAGTATTGTTGATGGACATATTGTATTATCAAGAAAATTAGCTGATTCCGCTCATTATCCTCCTATAGACATTTTATCAAGTGTAAGCCGATTGATGTCTGAAGTAGCAGATGAAAAACATCTTAAAGCATCTAAATTTTTAAAGGATTTGTATGCAAATTATATTAATTCTAAAGACTTAATTGAAGTTGGTGCCTATAAGAAGGGGAGTAATAAAAAAGTCGACTTAGCTTTAAATGAAATAGAAAACATTAATAACTTTTTAACTCAAGATATAGAAGAAAAAGCGCCCTTTGAAAATACTTTAAAATTATTGGTTGACATTTACGAAAAATATAACTAA
- a CDS encoding carbohydrate ABC transporter permease: protein MIVFYIAFYFLGVPEIIRFLNLAKEQSLFIKAIWNTIYYVLLSTPLTIILALLIALLLRRNLMGKTFFRTVYFIPFVTSVVAISLVWQWIFNDNGLLNYFLTQVGFSKIPWLKDQIFTIPTVAIISIWKMVGYYAIIFLAGLQNIDKSYYEAAEVDGATPFQKFRFITLPLLSPTTFFIIIVAMIGAFKVFDEIFILYVGMPGPYNNSGMTMVYYIYDMFYVQQRMGNASAAAYVLFAIILLFTVIQMRASRSRIYYES from the coding sequence ATGATAGTTTTTTATATCGCCTTTTATTTTCTTGGTGTGCCTGAAATAATAAGATTTTTAAATCTAGCTAAGGAGCAGTCCCTTTTCATAAAAGCTATTTGGAACACCATTTATTATGTTTTGCTTTCAACCCCTCTTACCATTATTCTTGCTTTATTGATAGCTCTGTTATTAAGAAGAAATTTAATGGGAAAAACTTTTTTTAGAACTGTCTATTTTATTCCTTTTGTTACAAGTGTTGTTGCAATATCTTTGGTTTGGCAGTGGATTTTCAACGATAATGGTTTATTAAATTATTTTCTAACTCAAGTGGGTTTTTCGAAAATCCCGTGGTTAAAAGATCAAATATTTACTATTCCAACAGTTGCCATAATATCTATCTGGAAGATGGTTGGTTATTACGCCATAATATTTTTGGCGGGTCTACAAAATATTGATAAAAGTTATTATGAAGCTGCTGAAGTGGACGGTGCTACACCTTTTCAAAAATTTAGATTTATTACCCTACCGCTTTTATCCCCAACAACTTTTTTTATCATAATTGTTGCAATGATAGGTGCTTTTAAGGTGTTCGATGAAATATTTATTTTATATGTTGGAATGCCCGGCCCTTATAATAACAGTGGCATGACAATGGTTTACTACATCTATGATATGTTCTACGTGCAACAACGAATGGGAAACGCTAGTGCTGCAGCTTATGTTCTGTTTGCCATTATTTTATTGTTTACCGTTATTCAAATGAGAGCGAGCCGTAGTAGGATATATTATGAATCTTGA